One genomic segment of Alkalimarinus alittae includes these proteins:
- the ligA gene encoding NAD-dependent DNA ligase LigA — translation MPVSEAIIQKVEALRNELEQHNYRYYVMDDPSVPDAEYDRLMNELKAIEGENPSLVVPESPTQRVGGAPLAGFSQVTHEMPMLSLENAFNQEDMHDFNRRIVERLGAGGAIEYACEPKLDGIAVSLLYENGQLVQGATRGDGETGEDITQNVRTINSIPLKLLGSGYPERLEVRGEIYMPKSSFEALNKDAERMGNKPFVNPRNAAAGSLRQLDPKVTASRNLEMCCYSVGIVEGGALRDTHSDSLYCLNQWGFRINSEMKVVEDIEGCLDYYQSIGEKRNTLPYEIDGVVFKVNNLALQQRLGFVSRAPRWAIAHKFPAQEELTRVIDVEFQVGRTGAVTPVARLAPVFVGGVTVSNATLHNMDEIARLGLMVGDTVIIRRAGDVIPKVVKVVEEKRPENAKAVTFPKQCPVCESEVVQLEGEAVARCSGGLFCAAQRKEAIKHFASRKAMDIDGLGDKLVEALVDEGYIKSVADLYKLTRYQVASMDRMAEKSADNLLGALEKSKKTKLSSFVYALGIREVGETTARTLSNAFGTLEKIRSANVEELLAVQDVGPIVANHIVSFFEQSHNNEIIEQLIEVGVHWPDVLVDESSKVLEGKTFVITGTLSQMSREEAKEKLLAMGAKVSGSVSKKTHCVIAGDAAGSKLKKAEELGIQVMNEQAFIDML, via the coding sequence ATGCCAGTTTCAGAAGCTATCATTCAAAAAGTTGAAGCATTACGTAATGAGTTAGAGCAGCACAATTATCGTTATTATGTAATGGACGATCCATCGGTGCCCGATGCTGAATATGATCGATTAATGAATGAGCTCAAAGCAATTGAGGGCGAAAACCCTTCATTAGTGGTTCCTGAGTCACCCACCCAACGTGTAGGCGGAGCACCTTTAGCAGGGTTCTCACAGGTGACACATGAGATGCCGATGTTGTCACTTGAGAACGCCTTCAATCAAGAAGATATGCATGATTTTAACCGCCGAATTGTAGAGCGATTAGGTGCTGGTGGCGCTATTGAATACGCTTGTGAACCAAAATTAGATGGCATCGCCGTTAGCCTGCTTTATGAAAACGGTCAGTTAGTGCAGGGTGCTACTCGAGGGGATGGCGAAACGGGTGAAGATATTACACAAAATGTTCGTACTATTAACTCTATCCCACTAAAACTATTGGGCAGTGGGTACCCTGAACGCCTGGAGGTTAGGGGGGAGATTTATATGCCAAAATCCTCCTTTGAGGCGCTTAATAAAGATGCTGAGCGAATGGGAAATAAACCTTTTGTAAACCCAAGAAACGCAGCAGCGGGCAGTTTGAGGCAGCTAGACCCAAAAGTAACCGCAAGCCGAAACCTTGAAATGTGCTGTTATTCAGTTGGCATCGTCGAAGGTGGGGCTTTGAGGGATACACACAGCGATTCTTTGTACTGCTTAAATCAGTGGGGTTTTAGAATTAACTCAGAAATGAAAGTGGTTGAAGATATTGAAGGCTGTCTCGACTATTATCAATCTATCGGCGAGAAGAGAAATACCTTACCTTATGAAATAGATGGTGTTGTATTCAAAGTAAATAACTTAGCACTCCAGCAGCGATTAGGATTTGTCTCGCGAGCGCCTCGATGGGCAATAGCTCATAAATTCCCTGCGCAAGAAGAGCTCACTAGAGTTATTGATGTTGAGTTTCAAGTAGGCCGAACGGGGGCCGTAACCCCTGTGGCAAGACTAGCGCCTGTTTTTGTCGGTGGCGTAACCGTCAGTAATGCTACGCTTCATAATATGGATGAAATTGCGCGGTTAGGGTTAATGGTCGGTGATACGGTTATTATTCGTAGGGCTGGGGACGTTATCCCCAAAGTCGTTAAAGTAGTCGAAGAAAAAAGACCTGAAAACGCTAAAGCTGTAACCTTCCCAAAGCAGTGTCCCGTCTGTGAGTCGGAAGTAGTACAGCTAGAAGGAGAGGCTGTAGCACGATGTTCAGGTGGCTTGTTTTGTGCCGCACAGCGTAAAGAAGCCATTAAACATTTTGCATCTCGAAAAGCGATGGACATAGACGGCTTAGGTGACAAACTCGTTGAGGCATTGGTGGATGAGGGTTATATAAAAAGTGTTGCAGATCTGTATAAGCTAACACGCTATCAAGTGGCCAGTATGGATAGAATGGCTGAAAAGTCTGCTGACAATCTACTGGGTGCGCTAGAGAAATCTAAAAAGACTAAACTCTCTAGCTTTGTTTATGCCTTAGGTATTCGAGAGGTCGGCGAGACAACCGCTCGCACTTTATCTAATGCATTTGGTACGTTAGAAAAAATACGGTCAGCCAACGTCGAAGAGCTGCTAGCAGTGCAAGATGTTGGGCCTATCGTCGCAAACCATATTGTTTCGTTTTTTGAACAAAGCCACAATAATGAAATCATAGAGCAGCTTATCGAGGTCGGTGTTCATTGGCCTGATGTGTTAGTTGATGAGTCGAGTAAGGTTTTAGAAGGTAAGACATTTGTAATTACTGGAACGTTAAGCCAAATGTCTAGAGAAGAAGCCAAAGAAAAATTACTCGCGATGGGGGCCAAGGTGAGTGGTAGCGTCTCTAAAAAAACACACTGTGTTATTGCAGGTGATGCTGCAGGGTCTAAGCTTAAAAAGGCAGAAGAACTTGGCATTCAAGTTATGAACGAACAAGCGTTTATTGATATGTTGTAG